A region of Panicum virgatum strain AP13 chromosome 8N, P.virgatum_v5, whole genome shotgun sequence DNA encodes the following proteins:
- the LOC120686027 gene encoding NAC domain-containing protein 43-like — translation MVTRWPLGNWRKRAAGDGHWKASGKDVPIFSKGINGRVPLMVGLKKTMVFYRGKAPFGENTEWVMEEYRLAEAGLKPSHVMRPREGGNFECACTARAIAKKNGELSEALRNTIASLKKVPVMVNPDDSWVVCHLYKKKKKCAMPRLIAQSYNVAGGGQVPFFDFIGQGNPERAASSSSLTGAPSEENDDTDGSTSGEGK, via the exons ATGGTTACTAGGTGGCCACTTGGAAACTGGCGCAAGCGTGCTGCGGGTGATGGCCATTGGAAGGCATCAGGCAAGGACGTGCCCATATTTAGCAAAGGCATCAATGGTAGAGTTCCTTTGATGGTTGGGTTGAAGAAGACCATGGTTTTCTACCGCGGTAAGGCGCCATTTGGTGAGAACACAGAGTGGGTCATGGAAGAGTACAGGCTCGCTGAAGCTGGCCTCAAGCCCAGTCATGTGATGAGGCCAAGAGAGGGCGGCAACTTTGAATGCGCCTGCACTGCAAGAGCCATTGCAAAG AAAAATGGTGAGCTGTCTGAAGCACTCCGCAACACCATTGCAAGCCTTAAAAAGGTTCCTGTTATGGTAAACCCAGATGATTCCTGGGTTGTTTGCCATCtttataagaagaagaagaagtgcgCCATGCCACGCCTCATCGCCCAGAGTTACAACGTTGCAGGAGGAGGGCAGGTCCCCTTCTTCGACTTCATTGGGCAGGGTAACCCTGAGAGGGCTGCCAGCTCAAGTAGCCTCACCGGAGCCCCTTCAGAGGAGAACGATGACACAGATGGCAGCACCTCCGGCGAGGGCAAGTGA